A section of the Fusarium falciforme chromosome 8, complete sequence genome encodes:
- a CDS encoding Protein-lysine N-methyltransferase EFM4, whose translation MSSSDNPQHLEPSKLGTKEYWDNLYTNEITNHTEDPSDIGTVWFDDSDAEAKILEFLEGLLEPEDPDSPALSQDSTSFLDLGCGNGSLLFSLREEDWTGRALGVDYSPKSISLARQIATTKESENVEFQEWDVIAGPFDTVLNGSQANGWDVVLDKGTFDAISLSDEKDAQGRRLCEGYRERVLQLVRRGGIFLVTSCNWTESELRSWFERRDGEGFDVVGRVEYRTFSFGGAKGQTISTLCFRRA comes from the exons ATGTCCTCAAGCGACAACCCCCAACACCTCGAGCCCTCCAAGCTCGGCACAAAAGAATA TTGGGACAACCTGTACACGAACGAGATAACAAACCACACCGAAGACCCAAGCGATATCGGAACCGTGTGGTTCGACGACTCTGACGCCGAAGCAAAGATCCTCGAGTTCCTCGAAGGCCTCCTCGAGCCTGAAGACCCCGATAGCCCCGCGCTCTCCCAAGACAGCACCAGcttcctcgacctcggctGCGGAAATGGCTCTCTCCTCTTTTCGCTGCGCGAGGAGGACTGGACAGGTCGGGCTCTAGGAGTTGACTACAGTCCAAAGAGCATTTCCCTCGCTCGACAGATCGCCACCACCAAAGAATCCGAAAACGTCGAGTTCCAGGAGTGGGATGTAATAGCCGGCCCCTTTGATACGGTGCTCAACGGCTCGCAGGCCAACGGCTGGGATGTGGTGCTGGACAAGGGGACCTTTGACGCCATCTCGCTGAGTGACGAAAAGGATGCTCAGGGCCGGCGTCTGTGCGAGGGATACCGGGAGAGGGTGCTCCAGCTGGTCCGTAGGGGCGGCATCTTCTTGGTCACGAGCTGTAACTGGACCGAGTCGGAGCTGCGGAGCTGGTTTGAGAGACGGGACGGGGAGGGCTTCGACGTTGTTGGGAGAGTCGAGTACCGGACATTCAGCTTTGGTGGTGCCAAGGGTCAGACCATCAGCACCTTGTGCTTCCGTAGGGCCTAG
- a CDS encoding Eukaryotic translation initiation factor 6, whose protein sequence is MAVRAQFENSNEVGVFSTLTNSYALVALGASENFYSVFEAELQDIVPTVRTTIAGTRIIGRLTAGNRKGLLVPTTTTDQELQHLRNSLPDSVRIQRIEERLSALGNVIVTNDHIALVHPDIERETEEIIADVLGVEVFRQTIADNVLVGSYMSLSNQGGLVHPKTPIQDQDELSSLLQVPLVAGSVNRGSNVVGAGMVVNDWLAVTGLDTTATELSVIESVFRLGEGQGPSNINTSMKDTMVESFY, encoded by the exons ATGGCGGTGCGCGCGCAATTCGAGAACTCCAACGA GGTCGGTGTCTTTTCCACCTTGACCAATTCCTATGCCCTGGTCGCCCTCGGTGCGAGCGAGAACTTCTACAG TGTCTTCGAGGCCGAACTTCAAGACATCGTTCCCACCGTCCGCACCACCATTGCGGGCACTCGCATCATTGGCCGCCTCACTGCGGGCAACCGAAAGGGCCTTCTCGTgcccacaaccacaaccgaCCAGGAGCTCCAGCACCTGCGCAACTCGCTGCCAGACTCGGTCCGCATCCAGCGAATCGAGGAGCGCCTCTCGGCTCTCGGAAACGTCATCGTCACAAACGACCACATCGCCCTAGTCCACCCAGACATTGAGCGCGAAACTGAAGAGATTATCGCTGACGTGCTCGGCGTTGAGGTGTTCCGTCAGACTATCGCCGACAATGTCCTCGTGGGTAGCTACATGAGCTTGTCCAACCAGGGTGGTCTCGTCCATCCCAAGACCCCCATCCAGGACCAGGACGAGCTGTCAAGTCTGCTCCAGGTTCCTCTTGTTGCCGGTAGTGTCAACCGCGGCTCTAACGTGGTGGGCGCCGGCATGGTTGTCAACGACTGGCTCGCCGTCACCGGCCTCGACACCACCGCCACCGAGCTCAGCGTCATTGAGAGCGTCTTCCGCCTTGGTGAGGGCCAGGGCCCcagcaacatcaacaccagcaTGAAGGACACCATGGTCGAGTCTTTCTACTGA
- a CDS encoding W2 domain-containing protein, with amino-acid sequence MALVNVRRDVSDAFYRYKMERLQTKIEGKGNGIKTVVVNLSSVAASLARPGAYVIKFFGFELGAQTNIDPKDDRWIINGAHDAAKLQDHLDGFINKFVLCKKCKNPETDVVIKDDRILLDCKACGQRTDVDLRLKLSGFILKNQPKKGKKDKAERRAAKKARQNGNAANGTSGQGSDEASENGSNDNGDEDVGSDDEFQKMQAEAPEVPKEVEVNDNDWAVDMSEEAVKARQASLPGEFKQKMNLGDDEDEDGEGGPTVYDELGDWIQAQAQEKGSIDKVESIDIYVKAKELGIESKHRSVLVLVQTIFDKNIVAQIPKRSSMLKQFITSERHEKALLGGTERLIGTLAENNPDMFQSIVKILQLYYHYDLVSEEVVTKWGTKASKKYTDLSTSKKVRKAAEPFLTWLAEADEESSDEE; translated from the exons ATGGCTCTCGTCAACGTCCGCCGCGATGTCAGCGACGCCTTCTATCGCTACAAGATGGAGCGTCTGCAGACCAAGATTGAAGGCAAGGGAAACGGTATCAAgaccgtcgtcgtcaaccttAGTAGCGTTGCCGCTTCGCTTGCCCGCCCCGGTGCCTATGTAATCAAGTTCTTTGGCTTCGAGCTTGGTGCTCAGACCAACATCGACCCCAAGGACGACCGTTGGATTATCAACGGAGCCCATGATGCTGCCAAGCTTCAGGACCAcctcgatggcttcatcaacaagTTCGTTCTCTGCAAGAAGTGCAAGAACCCTGAGACCGATGTTGTCATCAAGGACGACCGTATCCTGCTTGACTGCAAGGCCTGTGGTCAGCGCACTGATGTCGACCTTCGCCTGAAGCTCAGCGGTTTCATCCTCAAGAACCagcccaagaagggcaagaaggacaaggccgagcgccgggctgccaagaaggctcGACAGAACGGCAACGCTGCCAACGGCACCAGCGGCCAGGGCAGTGATGAAGCCTCCGAGAATGGCTCCAACGACAACGGCGACGAGGACGTCGGTAGCGATGACGAGTTCCAGAAGATGCAGGCCGAGGCCCCCGAGGTTcccaaggaggtcgaggtcaACGACAACGACTGGGCTGTCGACATGAGtgaggaggctgtcaaggcccGCCAAGCCTCGCTCCCTGGCGAGTTCAAGCAGAAGATGAACCTTGgcgatgacgaagatgaggacggcGAGGGTGGCCCTACCGTCTATGACGAGCTTGGTGACTGGATCCAGGCCCAGGCCCAAGAGAAGGGTAGCATTGACAAGGTTGAGTCCATCGACATCTATGTCAAGGCAAAGGAGCTGGGTATTGAGAGCAAGCACCGCAgcgttcttgttcttgtccaGACCATCTTTGACAAGAACATTGTTGCCCAGATCCCTAAGCGCTCGAGCATGCTCAAGCAG TTTATCACCTCTGAGCGCCATGAGAAGGCCCTCCTTGGAGGCACTGAGCGCCTCATTGGTACTCTGGCTGAGAACAACCCTGACATGTTCCAGTCCATTGTCAAGATCCTCCAGTTGTACTACCACTACGACCTTGTCAGCGAGGAAGTGGTGACCAAGTGGGGTACTAAGGCTAGCAAGAAGTACACTGACCTTTCTACCTCCAAGAAGGTCCGCAAGGCTGCTGAGCCATTCCTGACTTGGCTTGCTGAGGCCGATGAGGAGTCTTCGGACGAGGAGTAA
- a CDS encoding Guanylate kinase-like domain-containing protein, which produces MAVLCADNPAAPAVAAFDALLRGLLTEAERVKEVSTIEPALNKSDFDDLSGRVSSTAAQLPQLEGDKDTKETKARQFGIIETAARDIFSNLISTTTIDSPDFVKVWNLLDILSILSDDGQCDPALLFWLAEELLDSQTISGCRKIFDFLESRRERITAKHFKQKQLIILRSCNELLRRLSRAEDTAFCGRVFIFMFQSFPLGDKSSVNLRGEYHVENVTTYETTAAENDSKMDVDMPTGVSKSTSRSNDAKKGDKEKPLSTDALYPLFWSLQESFSQPKRLFEAANLASFKESLGATMKFFQTIHNDSRRSLKRKRDAGEEDENSNAFNPKYLTSRDLFDLEISDLSFRRHVLVQALIIMDFLLSLSSQAREKLSSSLATNKAVMYGDQTLSEEDTKWANDMKKTIADYLRQGADGPYFYRMVETVLARDKNWVRWKIEGCHAIKRDPVSPASFVEAKANVQRMATSKKLRAVPMGSVSLDFLREEDEETVMDRLKAKERFQVPDLDSFKRKIADDDFEIEMSNNPQAKAAAIAGKASKSWRALRIAARTKLAAFDKIDDPQNINIVFEELTEADDDVEPAASEEDMPSNRDAIIISGPAGVGKSTVVNKLMEERKGVFATVVRHATREPLDGEVKGKTFHFVKQQEFNQLRDGDRLIEAGTRDGVDYGTSTKAIDAVVEAGKVPIIELDLEATQYAKDMDFQARYILIKPSSPEALEERLKAAGKEESVIQEAIKKLPTELDPAKLGELFDTTIADDDVDAAAKALGNYIYEKGNSDEDTAMKDDEEAADAKETAMTDA; this is translated from the exons ATGGCGGTGCTGTGTGCGGACAATCCGGCTGCGCCAGCCGTCGCGGCTTTCGATGCGCTGCTTCGGGGGCTTCTTACAGAGGCGGAGAGGGTGAAGGAGGTGTCCACCATCGAACCCGCGTTGAACAAGTCCGACTTTGACGATCTATCCGGACGAGTATCATCGACAGCGGCTCAACTTCCCCAGTTGGAAGGCGACAAAGACACCAAAGAgaccaaggcaaggcaatTCGGCATCATCGAAACTGCCGCTCGCGATATCTTCAGCAATCTTATT TCAACTACTACCATCGATTCTCCCGACTTCGTCAAGGTGTGGAACCTACTTGATATCCTTTCGATCCTCTCCGATGATGGGCAATGCGACCCTGCTCTCCTATTTTGGTTGGCCGAGGAGCTACTGGACAGCCAAACTATCTCCGGATGCCGCAAGATCTTTGACTTTCTTGAATCGAGACGGGAACGAATCACGGCCAAACACTTCAAGCAAAAGCAGTTGATCATTCTACGGAGTTGCAACGAGCTATTGCGCCGACTATCCCGCGCTGAAGACACCGCCTTTTGTGGCCGGGTCTTCATTTTCATGTTCCAGAGCTTCCCGCTTGGCGACAAGAGCTCAGTAAACCTACGGGGCGAATACCATGTTGAGAACGTCACGACGTATGAGACCACAGCAGCCGAAAATGATTCCAAAATGGACGTGGATATGCCGACTGGAGTCTCCAAGTCAACATCCAGATCAAACGACGCCAAGAAAGGAGACAAAGAGAAACCCTTGTCGACTGATGCGTTGTACCCCTTATTTTGGTCACTCCAAGAGAGCTTCAGTCAACCAAAGAGACTGTTTGAGGCTGCGAATCTAGCATCTTTCAAAGAAAGTCTTGGCGCCACGATGAAGTTCTTTCAAACAATACACAACGACTCTAGGCGAAGTCTCAAACGCAAGAGGGACGCCGGCGAAGAAGACGAGAACTCCAACGCTTTCAATCCAAAATACCTAACTAGTAGAGATCTATTTGACCTCGAG ATTTCCGACCTATCCTTCCGCCGCCATGTGTTGGTCCAGGCCCTTATCATCATGGACTTTCTTCTCTCTCTATCTTCTCAAGCGCGAGAGAAGCTCTCGTCGTCTCTAGCCACGAATAAGGCCGTCATGTACGGAGACCAAACGTTGAGCGAGGAAGAT ACCAAATGGGCAAACGACATGAAGAAGACAATTGCAGATTACCTCCGTCAAGGTGCTGACGGGCCATACTTCTATCGAATGGTGGAAACTGTGTTGGCTCGAGACAAGAACTGGGTTCGATGGAAGATTGAAGGCTGCCATGCCATCAAGCGTGACCCCGTCTCCCCGGCAAGCTTCGTCGAGGCAAAGGCCAATGTTCAGCGCATGGCTACCAGCAAGAAATTAAGAGCAGTTCCCATGGGCTCCGTGTCCCTTGACTTTCTCcgtgaggaggacgaggagacgGTCATGGATCGGCTCAAAGCAAAGGAGAGATTCCAGGTCCCAGACCTGGACAGCTTCAAGCGCAAGATTGCGGACGACGACTTTGAGATCGAGATGTCAAACAACCCACAGGCAAAGGCTGCCGCTATCGCCGGCAAGGCTAGCAAGAGCTGGAGGGCCCTGCGTATCGCTGCCCGCACGAAACTGGCTGCATTCGACAAGATTGATGATCCCCAGAACATCAATATCGTGTTTGAGGAGCTCACCGAAGCTGATGACGACGTTGAGCCCGCAGCCAGCGAAGAGGACATGCCCAGCAACCGagacgccatcatcatctcgggTCCCGCTGGTGTTGGCAAGTCTACTGTTGTCAACAAGTTGATGGAAGAGCGCAAGGGTGTGTTTGCAACCGTGGTTCGGCATGCTACACGTGAACCCCTTGACGGAgaggtcaagggcaagacaTTCCACTTCGTCAAGCAGCAAGAGTTTAACCAGCTCCGCGACGGCGACCGCTTGATAGAGGCTGGCACTCGCGATGGTGTCGACTACGGAACAAGCACCAAGGCCATCGACGCTGTGGTGGAGGCGGGAAAGGTTCCCATAATCGAGCTGGACCTCGAG GCCACACAGTACGCCAAGGACATGGATTTCCAGGCCCGCTACATTCTCATCAAACCTTCTAGCCCTGAAGCTCTCGAGGAGCGGCTCAAGGCTGCTGGCAAGGAAGAGTCGGTCATccaagaggccatcaagaagctACCCACAGAGCTCGACCCAGCTAAGCTAGGTGAGCTTTTTGACACCACCATCGCAGATGACGATGTGGAcgcagcagccaaggcgCTTGGAAACTACATCTACGAAAAGGGGAACTCGGATGAAGACACCGCTATGaaggacgatgaggaggctgCAGATGCGAAGGAGACAGCCATGACAGACGCATAG
- a CDS encoding Phenylalanine--tRNA ligase, which produces MPTISVDKYKLYEALGQKFTTEEFEDLCFEFGIELDEDTENDDRPIVNGEQEPPQLKIEIPANRYDMLCFEGIALNLNIFRGRIEAPNYRLVEPSSGKLESITVLPEVEQVRPYVSGAILRNVKFDKDRYESFIALQDKLHQNLARNRTLVSIGTHDYDTLQGPFTYEALPPKDIKFIPLNQTKEMDSAELMTFYENDKHLGRFLHIIRDSPVYPVIYDSNRIVGSLPPIINGDHSKITLDTTNVFMEITATDLTKLEIVTDIMVTMFSTYCAEPFTIEPVQIISEHNNLTRVTPTLKPRVAEVEIDYLNSCTGLSESPESLCKLLSKMAYICTPSTKDSNILEVAIPPTRADVLHQCDVMEDLAVCYGYNNLPRTAPTRSATVGAPLMVNKLSDIIRTEAAMAGWSEVMPLILCSHDENFAWLNRKDDGNTVVRLANPKTAEYQVVRSTLLPGLLKTIRENKGHSVPMKIFEVSDVVFKDESQERKARNERHFAAAWYGRTSGFEVVHGLLDRVLLMLRTAFITHEEGLTGKSVDFDVKENPTKPDGYWIEELDDATFFAGHAASVYLRLGGQERRIGEFGILHPTVLEKFDLRYPVSTLEINLEVFL; this is translated from the exons ATGCCTACCATTTCCGTCGACAAGTACAAGCTTTACGAAGCCCTCGGTCAAAA ATTCACGACCGAGGAATTCGAGGATCTCTGCTTCGAATTCGGCATCGAGCTAGACGAGGATACCGAGAATGACGACCGTCCTATCGTCAACGGCGAGCAGGAGCCCCCGCAGCTCAAGATCGAGATTCCCGCCAACCGATATGACATGCTCTGCTTCGAGGGCATTGCCCTGAACCTCAACATTTTCCGTGGCCGTATTGAGGCTCCCAACTACCGCCTCGTTGAGCCCTCGAGTGGAAAGCTAGAGAGCATTACCGTCCTGCCCGAAGTCGAGCAAGTCCGACCGTACGTTTCTGGCGCCATCCTCCGCAATGTCAAGTTCGACAAGGACCGCTACGAGTCTTTCATCGCCCTACAAGACAAGCTTCACCAGAACCTCGCCCGCAACCGAACCCTCGTCTCGATTGGTACCCATGACTACGATACACTCCAGGGCCCCTTCACATACGAGGCCCTCCCTCCCAAGGACATCAAGTTCATCCCCCTCAACCAGACCAAGGAGATGGACTCTGCCGAGTTGATGACCTTCTACGAGAACGACAAGCATCTGGGTCGCTTCCTCCACATCATCCGCGACTCTCCCGTCTACCCTGTCATCTACGACTCCAACCGCATTGTCGGATCCCTTCCTCCTATCATTAACGGCGACCACTCCAAGATCACCCTCGACACCACCAACGTCTTCATGGAGATCACTGCCACCGACCTTACCAAGCTCGAGATCGTCACCGACATCATGGTCACCATGTTCTCCACGTATTGCGCCGAGCCCTTCACCATTGAGCCCGTCCAAATCATCTCCGAGCACAACAACCTCACCCGCGTGACCCCTACTCTCAAGCCGCGAGTCGCTGAGGTCGAGATCGACTACCTCAACAGCTGCACTGGCCTTAGCGAATCTCCCGAGAGCCTGTGCAAGCTCCTCTCCAAGATGGCCTACATCTGCACACCCTCTACCAAAGACTCCAACATTCTCGAGGTTGCTATCCCCCCTACCCGAGCTGATGTCCTTCACCAATGCGACGTCATGGAGGATCTCGCCGTGTGCTACGGCTACAACAACCTTCCCCGTACTGCTCCTACCCGGAGTGCCACTGTTGGCGCTCCCCTGATGGTTAACAAGCTCAGCGACATTATCCGCACCGAGGCCGCCATGGCCGGCTGGAGCGAAGTCATGCCCCTGATTCTTTGCAGCCACGACGAGAACTTTGCTTGGCTCAACCGAAAGGATGACGGAAACACTGTCGTCCGTCTCGCCAACCCCAAGACTGCCGAGTACCAGGTCGTGCGGTCAACACTTCTTCCCGGTCTTCTCAAGACCATCCGTGAGAACAAGGGCCACAGCGTGCCTATGAAGATCTTTGAGGTTTCTGATGTCGTCTTCAAGGACGAGTCCCAGGAGCGCAAGGCCCGCAACGAGCGACACTTTGCCGCTGCCTGGTACGGCCGGACGAGCGGTTTCGAGGTGGTCCACGGCCTCCTTGATCGTGTGCTGCTCATGCTCCGCACAGCTTTCATCACCCATGAGGAGGGTCTGACTGGCAAGAGTGTCGACTTTGATGTGAAGGAGAACCCTACCAAGCCCGATGGTTACTGGATCGAAGAGCTCGATGATGCCACCTTCTTCGCTGGTCACGCTGCTTCCGTGTACCTTCGCCTCGGCGGACAGGAGAGACGTATCGGAGAGTTCGGTATCTTGCACCCTACCGTACTGGAGAAGTTTGATTTGAG ATACCCCGTCAGCACTCTCGAGATCAACCTCGAGGTCTTCCTGTAA